DNA sequence from the Cataglyphis hispanica isolate Lineage 1 chromosome 12, ULB_Chis1_1.0, whole genome shotgun sequence genome:
ATGTAGCAGATGcgtatcttctttttcttctttctttacaAATTCTTTATTCTGCATCAACTCACTTTTATGTTCCTCTGAGgtctataataatagaatcattattattattaaaatatatttttaagattttataataaatacaataaattaagttGCTGAAAAAGATGCTTACATCACAGATTGGCGttgttgtaatttttacaGAATCTTCTACATCACCAGCTTGCTTATATTGAGAATTAGGTGCAGTAGATGGTAACAATTGTACCGGATTATTTTGCCAAGCTACCTTATTCGGTGATGAAAAATGTGAAGTATATGGATGCTTAGAATCGATATATAGCCctctaaacataaaatttaaaagttaatagaaaactaatctaatataatctgctatattttaatacaatgatTAAACCAAAGATTTTAGTATTTCAAATTACCTGTCTGCTTCATTATTTCCTATAACGCTCGAACCTTtgtgattaaatatatgtggCTGTTCTAGAAACatacatttacaatatattcgtAAGAGTTCTGacaatagagatatatataaataatataagtacatatgaaaaaaaaaaaaaatattttacatacgttCGTAAGGATTTATATTTGGTTCGTGGAAGGCATTTACAGGAATGTATGAATCCTTATTTTGTTCATATAAAGGCGGATAATCCCATTGGTATCCTGATGAACCATAATTCTTACGGATTTGCTCCACCGGCTGACCAGGATACAGAATATTTTGCGGTTGTGATATTTGATGGGCTAAATTTGATATCTCCCAAGTTTTAGGATTGATCTCTGGCGCAGCCAGAGGGTAAAATGGAGGGAGAGGCTTACGCTCGATCATTTGCGGATATTGTAGAATATCAGCAGGTGGATGCGGAACCTGTATGTTTGGAGGAACGGTTGGTTTTTCCGTAGGACACACGAGATCGGCCGCTTCATCAGAGCCGTCTGTGCACTGTGGAATGCCGTCACAAACATTGTATATAGCTATGCACTCTCCAGATGAACGACACTCATATTGATTTCTGCTGCAAGCTGTTACatacataagaaatatatatttatatattaatatgtatatgtttcttttcttataatttatataacttgcaGATTCATAACATTTGAAACAATACCTGGTTTAACTGATGCAGGTGTAGTCAGTATTACTTTTGGTATTTGAGTGACTATAGATTTGCTAGGAATCTCTGTAAATCCATAACCCAATGGAATTTCGCTACTTTTcctaaagtataaaaaaatttcgttaatcaaaaaattaaaagaagaaatatattcacaGAGTAATTAAATACCTAAGTGATTTTAACTCATGTTCCTGTTGAGATATCCTGATCTCTTCTTCTACTTGTACATTCTGTATGGGATAACTAGTACGTACAGCACTGGTGTAATTAGCATGCCTTGTGAATTTGCACTTAAAATCATGCAGTGGACCGCATTGAAAAAGATAGCAACTACCCGGTTTCTACAAACATtagttttatgtttttattatatatatatatatatatatatatatatatatatatatatatatatataaacatatataaatatattttttttctttttctctatcacCCTCTATATatcctatattattaaatataccttCTCTTCGAAGATAAATACGTCGCATCGTTCGGTTTCGcagcaatattttaaacaatccaATCTAGAATCCACATCCAACACACTTAAGTACTTAGCACCCATGTCACGAGAGTCTTGAgtcttgataattttatctctatgAATGTCAAAGCTATCGAGGCACATCTGATAATTATTCGTACCGCCGTGTCTTTTCTCATTTGCTCTGTTCGCTCCGACATCGCCATATCCACAGTGAAAAATCGCGATGAGAATTAAAAGAACGAAACGCCGCATTTCGCCAAACATCGTTTCTCCTTACGCATCACAAGTGTCCGAGTCTCCGAGTTCGAGATGCGCGCATTCGCCTTGCGATCGatagtttaatatttcgcGATGAATTTATAATGTGTAGAGTGtacaagttttttatatacgattaaaCGACATAAcaaagttcattttttttccaataatcgTGCACTAGGCAATTAAGCATTAAGCCGATTAAGACCGCGATCATATCAGATCACGATGTATCATGTATCGGACATCGGATTATGCATTGACAGACCCAAGATTGAGATTAAAGattcaagattaaaattcgaccaatcaggacaaagaaattttagttcCTTTTGTTTTGATTAGTCAAATTCCGATTAATCAAATTCCaatctttaatcttcaatATTCAATGCGTAGTGTACAGCTGTATAGTGTACATACTgtcaaaagatttatttataaaaattgaggtTACGTCTGAATTATTTTCggttaaatattgaaataaaacttatCATGTCTTTGTATGACGATTTCGACAAGCATCGGACCTCGGAGAAGGTCGCTGGATGGTCCTCTGGTATTAAGTTGTTGCAATCGCAATTGCAATTGAAGAAAGCCGCTACAACACAGGTGAATTCATCATATGTACAATGTATatcaagtaataaattattgccatttataataattatcatattgacAAGAAGCATATGTAATATGtctgtgttttaaaaaaaaattcaacattgATTTAATATGGATTGATTattgtgtttttaattattttctttatttatggaTTTATAGCCAAAGCGTGAGCAATATAGGAAGGCTAGTGCAGTGCTAGCACCAGTGATAGATTTGAAATCAAAGACTAACCGCGATGTGGACAGAGAGGAGCACGACAGCACCCATAACAACCCATTATCCATCGGTAGTGTGAGCAGTATAGGAATAGGTGATGAATTCGACTGGAATGTGGTAAATGAGTATGATCCCATGTGGCCCAATGAATATGAGAAAGTTGTGAAAGAATTGCGTGACATCAGAGATAGGGAGCATGAGACAGAGATGCGCAAACGTAGGAGGGATAATACTCGCTTCGAAGATACTCAAGTAATAAACAAAatctttaagtatatataatatatagtaaaagtGAATAGTATATggaaatgatattatattattacaatgaatgaatataataatagtaataataatattaataataatactaaaattttttttctgtatggGTACAGACTGCTGGTGGTAACAGCACGATGATACCTCCCGAAAGAGATGAAGAGAGAACACCGTCTTCGAGAGGTGTGATTGGAGGTGCTGCCATAGCACCACCACCATCCTTACAAGAACCTTCAGAATTACCACCTCCACCACCACGACAGACGCCTAATTTAGGCTATGCGACATCATCTGTGGCTGCAAAGATAATGGCCAAATATGGCTTTAAGGAAGGGCAAGGTCTTGGTAAGAAGGAGCAAGGCATGTCAGTGGCATTGCAAGTGGAAAAGACGAGTAAACGTGGCGGTAGAATTGTCGGCGAGAGGGAGCAATTAATGCCTCCACCACCACCTATTACTGCTTCTCCACCGCAGAATCAATTATTGTCACAGCAACTGCCGGCAGAAGAACCTAGCATTACCGAAATAATGAAATGTCCCAGCAAGGTCATTTATAAcacaatcttatttttataataaaatatataaaatatttttatattatttgttgtatATGGCTATTATGTGTTAAGCTTAATTTGTATACTTCTCAACGTATGTACAGGTTGTACTTTTGCGCAATATGGTTGGTCCTGGAGAGGTGGATGATGATCTCGAACCAGAAGTGAAAGACGAATGCAACACCAAATATGGCGATGTTGCGCGTGTAATTATTCACGAAGTAATCGAAGCCGCTCCAGAAGAGGCAGTGCGAATTTTCGTCGAATTCAAAAGGATAGAAAGCGCTATCAAAGCTGTAGTGGATTTAAATGGACGTTTCTTTGGCGGTAGACAAGTTAAAGCAGGATTTTATTCGAGTGAGAAACTCGACAACTTACAATTAATGGACTAgttttacatgtaaaaatttcaaatactaattttttttaaatgtgctCGTTTCTTCtgcaaattgtataaatattttctattttcattgcataaaatatcacGTACATCTTACATTTAACAAATCTAGAGCATTTGTTttacataattgtaaaaaaataaatttttctattatatctaacttttaatttttgaatcatatcactataatttctatttattttaacaatctctttcatttattatctctttattttaacaatttcaataatacgtaaaatttaaatgtaaactcGAACCTTTTGGTTGTGAGATTTAAAATGCTTACAAAACTGATTAAGTATACAActtgataaatatgattagATAATTTTCAGATTTGTCTTATTCAATAGATATGTTTTACTTACTTTACAATAGATTAAGAACaaaacacattttaatataaaagaatgaagataaaaaccaaaaatagatataattaaaacagtagatgacaaaaataaaatatttaacaaggtcaaatattacaaatattggtatatatatgaacattgtgtatatatatttttaataattatttatataataatttacatacaaaccataacaaattatattcctatatagaatataatcaaACAAACTAAACGTATAAACTTAAGTTATAATGCagtataaaatgtaacatctaatcaaacattttattaatgtagaacataacattataaatatgccCTAAAAAACGatgctttaaattttaagtagtttaatatcattttatcaaatagctatttcaaatatgtttgatattatgtaaaagaattGAGAAGAATCGTTTTAGTCTGAATAAcattatttcgtttttttggTAATTAAGTCATCTATCGCTTTATTCAAGTGAACACTAAACGCAGCAAAACTGAATGTTTTAAGAAATCTGTCTTTACCAGATCTGCCAAAGTCTTCGATACGATCCGGATTTgtgataagaaaagaaatttttgaagcGAAGGCCTCGGCAGATAAGGTCTCGACAAGAAAACCAGTTTCTCCAGACACTATCGATTCCATTGGACCGCCGGACTTGTGAGCAATTACCGGCTTGCCTACATACATCGCTTCTAAGGGTACTATCCCAAAGTGCTCGTTCGGTggtgtatatattacaattttacaatgaTGAAGTATGGAGACTTTATCAATGTCAGAAGGCGAACGTAAGAACATCACTTTGTCTGTTACATGTAACTCATCCGCGAGTCCTATTAATTCCAAGTGGTACTCCACATTCTCCTCTACTCTCTTGTCATATCCACCAGCCATAATCAAATATACTCTTTTATACACTTCTTTTGTTAATAGTTTTTCTAATTCAGCAAGAGCCTCTATTGCAAGTGACAACATTTTCTTACGCTCATATCTATTGATCGATAACAGTACAATACTATCATTTGGTAATTTCTTATCGAGTACCCTCTCTAAAGATACTATTCTTGTCTTATCAAAGA
Encoded proteins:
- the LOC126853770 gene encoding alpha-1,3/1,6-mannosyltransferase ALG2, which encodes MTRITFLHPDLGIGGAERLVVDAALALKKNGHDVNFVTTHHDPDHCFSETRDGTIPVTVVGNWLPRHILGRFYAFCAYIRMIYAASYIIFSDRRPEVVFCDLVSVCIPVLRLRIPYIVFYCHHPDQLLSQPGGYGKQLYRMPLNYLEEITTGMAHKVFVNSIYTGNVFRSTFKRLRIEPEVLYPSINTDFFDKTRIVSLERVLDKKLPNDSIVLLSINRYERKKMLSLAIEALAELEKLLTKEVYKRVYLIMAGGYDKRVEENVEYHLELIGLADELHVTDKVMFLRSPSDIDKVSILHHCKIVIYTPPNEHFGIVPLEAMYVGKPVIAHKSGGPMESIVSGETGFLVETLSAEAFASKISFLITNPDRIEDFGRSGKDRFLKTFSFAAFSVHLNKAIDDLITKKTK
- the LOC126853772 gene encoding splicing factor 45; this translates as MSLYDDFDKHRTSEKVAGWSSGIKLLQSQLQLKKAATTQPKREQYRKASAVLAPVIDLKSKTNRDVDREEHDSTHNNPLSIGSVSSIGIGDEFDWNVVNEYDPMWPNEYEKVVKELRDIRDREHETEMRKRRRDNTRFEDTQTAGGNSTMIPPERDEERTPSSRGVIGGAAIAPPPSLQEPSELPPPPPRQTPNLGYATSSVAAKIMAKYGFKEGQGLGKKEQGMSVALQVEKTSKRGGRIVGEREQLMPPPPPITASPPQNQLLSQQLPAEEPSITEIMKCPSKVVLLRNMVGPGEVDDDLEPEVKDECNTKYGDVARVIIHEVIEAAPEEAVRIFVEFKRIESAIKAVVDLNGRFFGGRQVKAGFYSSEKLDNLQLMD
- the LOC126853763 gene encoding uncharacterized protein LOC126853763, encoding MFGEMRRFVLLILIAIFHCGYGDVGANRANEKRHGGTNNYQMCLDSFDIHRDKIIKTQDSRDMGAKYLSVLDVDSRLDCLKYCCETERCDVFIFEEKKPGSCYLFQCGPLHDFKCKFTRHANYTSAVRTSYPIQNVQVEEEIRISQQEHELKSLRKSSEIPLGYGFTEIPSKSIVTQIPKVILTTPASVKPACSRNQYECRSSGECIAIYNVCDGIPQCTDGSDEAADLVCPTEKPTVPPNIQVPHPPADILQYPQMIERKPLPPFYPLAAPEINPKTWEISNLAHQISQPQNILYPGQPVEQIRKNYGSSGYQWDYPPLYEQNKDSYIPVNAFHEPNINPYEQQPHIFNHKGSSVIGNNEADRGLYIDSKHPYTSHFSSPNKVAWQNNPVQLLPSTAPNSQYKQAGDVEDSVKITTTPICDTSEEHKSELMQNKEFVKKEEKEDTHLLHTKASKQVTEKSTLLANDVIKHNHAKESNDHKRVIVIEDHHVREHEKTDIIAEHLQIIENDVLRPKGAVVSLSLGLIATAITAALIVCRLRVVKRRGRCGHGPYAHDADYLVNGMYL